DNA from Synechococcus elongatus PCC 6301:
CGTGCGATCAGAAGTATTCGCCACCAACCGCGGCGGTGCTTTGGTGCGGATTGAAGGCCTGCGCGGCTTCATTCCGGGCTCGCACATCAGCACCCGCAAAGCCAAAGAGGATTTGGTGGGCGAAGAACTCCCCCTGAAATTTTTGGAAGTGGACGAAGACCGCAACCGCTTGGTGCTCAGCCACCGTCGGGCGCTGGTCGAGCGGAAGATGAATCGCCTCGAAGTGGGCGAAGTCGTCGTCGGTGCAGTGCGCGGTATCAAACCCTATGGTGCCTTTATTGACATCGGTGGCGTCAGCGGTCTACTGCACATCTCCGAAATTTCCCACGACCACATCGAGACTCCACACAGCGTCTTCAATGTCAATGACGAAGTCAAAGTCATGATCATTGATTTGGATGCCGAACGCGGTCGGATTTCGCTGTCGACCAAGCAACTGGAGCCCGAGCCGGGCGACATGGTTCGCAACCCCGAAGTGGTCTACGAGAAAGCCGAAGAAATGGCTGCTCAATATCGCGAAAAATTGAAACAGCAAGCTGAAGGTCTGGTCGTTACCGAATAGACAACGATTGCTCTGCTGCTGAAGAGAACCGGGCCGCTCAGGTCCGGTTTTTTTGTGGAGACTGCCACTCCGTTCGCTCTTAGATGCTGTTGCCCTAGCCATGCCCGTCCTGCAATTCCGCGATCAGCGCAGCGGCGATCGCTGGCAAATATCAGTCCAAGCCTTGCTGTTTGATAAGGATGGGACGTTGGCGAATAGCGAGGCGTTCCTGCAGCGACTGGTCTTGGCCCGCTACGGAGCGATTGCGGCACAGGTTCCCGACCTCACGACCGACCTCTTGCTGAGTTGGGGCTATCGGCAGGAGCGCGTTGACCCAGCTGGGTTGATGGCGATCGGTAGCCGTCAAGAGAATTTAATTGCTGCAGCTAGCGCGATCGCAGCTCAAGGCTACAGTTGGCCTCGTGCCCTTGACCTGGCAGAGAAGTCCTTTCGTCGAGGCGATGCAGCCTGTGAGCCAAAGGCTGCTCAAACGCCCCCGATCGCGGGCATTCAGAAGCTGCTATCTCAGGCGCGATCGCTCGGCCTCAAGATTGCGGTGATCTCTGCCGATAGCGAGGCTCAGATTCAGTCCTTTTTGGATTGTCATCAGTTGCGTGACTTTGTAGATCTGATTTGGGGCTGCGATCGTCGGCCCAGTAAACCCGATCCGGCTGCTGTTCTAACTGTCTGTCAGCAGCTCAACGTCGATCCGAGTACCGCCGTCGTGATTGGCGATGCCGATAGCGATCTGCGGATGGCTGCAGGCGCTGGAGTTGCAGCGATCGCAGCCGCTTGGGGCTGGTCACAAGCACCGATATTTGAGGCGATCACGCCGATTGTCACTGATGTTGAGGATTTAAAACTCCTAAGAGACGCATCCTCGGGCGATCGCCCTCCACGGATCTAGCAATCGCTGCAGGTGGTTGCCAGACTAGAGGGCACAGGAATGACACCAAGGTTCAGACCCCATGAATCGATCACTGCGCTGGGCATTGGGCCTCTGGGTCAGCTTGGGATTCACACCTGTCCAAGCCTTAGAGACAGTCACCTTCTCAGCGGATGGACAAGTGCAGCAACTGGCGATTGCCGATCTCGCAGTTCTGGCGCAACAGGGGCAAGCCTCCAGCGATCTCTCACGGCTGCTTCAACAAGCCGGGCTGAACAGCCAAGCCGTACGACGCTTCTTAAATTCCCCTCTGCCCTTATCTGGCAGCCAATTATCGGCACTCCTCGACCTCGGTTTTGGCGATCGCCTCGTGCAGGAGCTGAGTCGGACCTTGGGTGCCCAAGCAGAACAACTGCAGAACCCCACCCGCATCAATAATCGCCTCGCCCAGCTCGCCAGCCAGC
Protein-coding regions in this window:
- a CDS encoding 30S ribosomal protein S1, with protein sequence MVTQDIPAVDIGFTHEDFAALLDQYDYHFNPGDTVVGTVFNLEPRGALIDIGAKTAAFLPVQEMSINRVESPEEVLQPSEMREFFILSDENEDGQLTLSIRRIEYMRAWERVRQLQTEDATVRSEVFATNRGGALVRIEGLRGFIPGSHISTRKAKEDLVGEELPLKFLEVDEDRNRLVLSHRRALVERKMNRLEVGEVVVGAVRGIKPYGAFIDIGGVSGLLHISEISHDHIETPHSVFNVNDEVKVMIIDLDAERGRISLSTKQLEPEPGDMVRNPEVVYEKAEEMAAQYREKLKQQAEGLVVTE
- a CDS encoding HAD family hydrolase, giving the protein MPVLQFRDQRSGDRWQISVQALLFDKDGTLANSEAFLQRLVLARYGAIAAQVPDLTTDLLLSWGYRQERVDPAGLMAIGSRQENLIAAASAIAAQGYSWPRALDLAEKSFRRGDAACEPKAAQTPPIAGIQKLLSQARSLGLKIAVISADSEAQIQSFLDCHQLRDFVDLIWGCDRRPSKPDPAAVLTVCQQLNVDPSTAVVIGDADSDLRMAAGAGVAAIAAAWGWSQAPIFEAITPIVTDVEDLKLLRDASSGDRPPRI
- a CDS encoding alpha/beta hydrolase, which produces MNRSLRWALGLWVSLGFTPVQALETVTFSADGQVQQLAIADLAVLAQQGQASSDLSRLLQQAGLNSQAVRRFLNSPLPLSGSQLSALLDLGFGDRLVQELSRTLGAQAEQLQNPTRINNRLAQLASQPRISVLQLLEVLPAQSLAIEIPRLLKVLLPLQTQFRSLGLDLADVVPCLSDRSCSSR